One genomic segment of Gottschalkia acidurici 9a includes these proteins:
- the cobD gene encoding threonine-phosphate decarboxylase CobD — protein MNKHGGYFGENKNKIIDFSVNINPLGVPNKLINRLQESLKHLERYPEIDGESGKIELSRRLNINTENIILGNGATELIYLFSRALKPKKVMIIEPTFTEYERAFKLNESEIYHFETLEKENFQINIERLLEEIEKIRPDLLVMCNPNNPTGIFTEAESMMKILNKLKEINSYLFIDESFIDFTDKKSYISFIESYPTFILRSMTKTYAIPGLRLGYGLGNKSLIEKLKKQKEPWTINSLALEAIPILLGDENYFRKTNDWYKFEKKYLKENLEKIEDIKTYESNGNFFLCKLKKSDSKVIKEYLLDKKIYIRTCEDFYGLNQEYLRLAIRTREENELLLKEIKCFFKKIK, from the coding sequence GTGAATAAACATGGAGGTTATTTTGGAGAAAATAAAAACAAGATAATAGATTTTAGTGTTAATATAAATCCCCTAGGAGTACCAAACAAATTAATAAATAGGCTTCAAGAAAGTTTAAAACATTTAGAAAGATATCCAGAGATAGATGGAGAATCTGGAAAGATAGAGCTATCAAGGAGACTAAATATAAATACTGAAAATATAATACTTGGAAATGGAGCTACTGAACTTATATATCTTTTTTCTAGAGCACTAAAGCCAAAAAAAGTAATGATAATAGAACCAACGTTTACAGAATATGAAAGAGCGTTTAAACTAAACGAAAGTGAAATATATCATTTTGAAACTCTAGAAAAAGAAAATTTTCAAATAAATATAGAGAGATTACTAGAAGAAATAGAAAAGATAAGACCAGATTTACTAGTAATGTGCAATCCAAACAATCCAACAGGAATATTCACAGAGGCAGAATCTATGATGAAAATTTTAAATAAGTTAAAAGAGATAAACTCGTATTTATTTATAGATGAGTCATTTATAGATTTTACAGATAAAAAGTCGTATATATCATTTATAGAAAGTTATCCTACATTTATATTACGTTCAATGACTAAAACTTACGCTATACCAGGATTAAGGCTAGGATATGGGCTAGGAAATAAATCTCTTATAGAAAAGTTGAAAAAACAAAAAGAGCCATGGACTATAAATTCACTTGCCTTAGAAGCGATTCCTATTTTATTAGGGGATGAGAATTATTTTAGAAAAACTAATGATTGGTATAAATTTGAGAAGAAATACTTAAAAGAAAATCTTGAAAAGATAGAAGATATAAAAACATATGAAAGTAATGGTAACTTTTTTTTATGTAAGTTAAAAAAGTCAGATTCTAAAGTGATTAAGGAGTACTTATTAGATAAAAAAATATATATTAGAACTTGTGAAGATTTTTATGGTTTAAATCAAGAATATTTAAGACTAGCTATAAGAACAAGAGAGGAAAATGAATTACTATTAAAAGAAATTAAATGTTTTTTTAAAAAAATCAAATAA
- the cobU gene encoding bifunctional adenosylcobinamide kinase/adenosylcobinamide-phosphate guanylyltransferase: MKNFILVTGGARSGKSTFAESKAKEIGKSIVYIATSIPFDEGTKDRIKKHRQSRPNDWDTIEKYKEFKEIDKHESFIDSDLILLDCMTLMVSNLMFENNIDYDNCDYNEIDKIEKSIFSEVEELISTMERHKKKLIIVTNEVGMGIVPSYKLGSIFRDIAGRINQYLASIASEVYLTVSGIPMKIK; the protein is encoded by the coding sequence ATGAAAAACTTTATTTTAGTAACAGGTGGAGCTAGAAGTGGAAAGAGTACATTTGCCGAAAGCAAGGCTAAAGAGATAGGTAAAAGTATAGTTTATATAGCAACATCAATACCCTTTGATGAGGGGACTAAAGATAGAATAAAAAAACATAGACAATCTAGACCAAATGATTGGGATACTATAGAAAAATATAAAGAGTTTAAAGAGATAGATAAACATGAGAGTTTTATAGACTCAGACTTAATATTATTAGACTGTATGACTTTGATGGTTTCAAACCTAATGTTCGAGAACAATATAGATTACGATAACTGTGACTATAACGAGATAGATAAAATAGAGAAAAGTATATTTAGTGAGGTAGAAGAGCTTATATCAACTATGGAAAGACATAAAAAGAAGCTCATAATAGTTACTAATGAGGTAGGTATGGGAATAGTCCCATCATATAAACTGGGATCTATATTTAGAGATATTGCAGGAAGAATAAATCAATATTTAGCAAGTATTGCGAGTGAAGTATATTTAACTGTATCAGGAATACCAATGAAAATTAAGTGA